A stretch of Anaerobiospirillum thomasii DNA encodes these proteins:
- a CDS encoding iron-containing alcohol dehydrogenase: MESFDLCNTTRLIYGRGRENDVGQIVKNHGGRKVLIHYGRHNAQKSGLLERIKRSFDRVGIEFYELGNVVVNPRAMKVYEGIELCREREIDFILAIGGSSVIDSAKAIAGGVFYDGDFWDIFTKKKHIYRSLPIGAVLTMPAAGSECSVHTIITKDIDGTLVKQHAKSEAFVPVFAILNPELTRSLAPIDMGYVCVDMFCHVLSRYFSNTQDAPLTDMICESILKTIVDNMLIVFEDPDNYEARANLMWAGTIAHSDLYGAGRQQDWSTHIIERAISTLFDTVHGAGLAVVLPAYLEFVKNHDLTRMAQFASRVFNVSCNFENLAQTAGEGISRLRDFLHSCSMPQSLGDLNIDSVHISEIVKNIDFEGNETIGTYRELNRIDCSAILTLANNFGR, from the coding sequence ATGGAAAGCTTTGATTTGTGTAATACCACCCGTCTTATCTATGGACGCGGCAGGGAAAACGACGTAGGACAGATTGTAAAAAATCATGGTGGCCGCAAGGTGCTTATACATTATGGCCGTCACAATGCACAAAAATCAGGACTGCTTGAGCGTATCAAACGCTCCTTTGACCGTGTAGGTATTGAGTTTTATGAGCTTGGCAATGTCGTGGTCAATCCCCGTGCCATGAAAGTCTATGAAGGTATTGAGCTGTGTCGTGAGCGCGAGATTGATTTTATCCTGGCAATTGGCGGCAGCTCTGTAATTGACAGTGCCAAAGCCATAGCCGGCGGTGTCTTTTATGATGGTGATTTTTGGGATATTTTCACAAAGAAAAAACATATATACAGATCGCTGCCAATAGGTGCCGTACTGACCATGCCGGCAGCAGGCTCTGAGTGCAGTGTACATACAATTATAACTAAAGATATAGATGGCACCTTAGTCAAGCAGCATGCCAAATCTGAGGCCTTTGTGCCTGTCTTTGCCATTTTAAATCCTGAGCTGACACGCTCTTTAGCTCCAATTGATATGGGCTATGTATGCGTGGATATGTTCTGTCATGTACTCTCGCGCTACTTTTCAAATACACAGGATGCGCCTTTGACAGATATGATCTGTGAGTCCATATTAAAGACTATTGTGGATAATATGCTTATTGTCTTTGAAGATCCTGACAATTATGAGGCAAGAGCCAATCTGATGTGGGCCGGTACCATTGCCCACAGTGATCTCTATGGAGCAGGACGGCAGCAGGACTGGTCTACACATATTATAGAAAGAGCCATATCCACGCTTTTTGACACAGTGCATGGCGCAGGGCTTGCTGTGGTACTGCCAGCCTATCTTGAATTTGTTAAAAATCATGATCTGACGCGTATGGCACAGTTTGCAAGCCGCGTATTCAATGTTTCATGCAATTTTGAAAATCTGGCTCAGACTGCAGGCGAGGGAATAAGTCGCCTGAGAGATTTTCTGCACTCATGCTCTATGCCGCAGTCACTTGGTGATCTTAATATAGACAGTGTGCATATAAGTGAAATTGTTAAAAATATTGATTTTGAGGGCAATGAGACTATAGGCACCTACAGAGAGCTAAATCGTATAGACTGCTCTGCCATTTTAACTTTAGCCAATAATTTTGGCAGATAA